One Campylobacter pinnipediorum subsp. caledonicus genomic window carries:
- a CDS encoding HobA family DNA replication regulator, protein MQEFMKWTLDAIRSEGLLLSWMEEKRVEWANLLAPRLKYLLNGRTFIVFTDDDREWFETYLLKKINSVNSARPLLPFVSLKSIYPSLDDISSKEQIMLLEDMLSIVFPNGYVYFYIGKSSDKKSQIAKLNDDSYMWLFDEQVQNSFYLSSSDDKLDTKLISLYNLLDKSIDATLFAELSL, encoded by the coding sequence ATGCAAGAGTTTATGAAATGGACTTTGGATGCTATACGCTCCGAAGGTCTTTTACTTAGTTGGATGGAAGAAAAGCGTGTTGAGTGGGCAAATCTTTTGGCTCCACGCTTAAAATATTTGCTTAATGGTCGAACTTTTATTGTTTTTACTGATGATGATAGAGAGTGGTTTGAGACATACCTTTTGAAAAAAATCAATAGTGTAAATTCTGCTCGTCCATTGCTACCATTTGTAAGCCTAAAATCAATATATCCATCTTTGGATGACATTAGTTCAAAAGAGCAGATAATGTTGCTTGAAGATATGCTTAGTATAGTTTTTCCAAACGGATATGTTTATTTTTATATTGGAAAAAGTTCTGATAAAAAATCACAAATTGCAAAGTTAAATGATGATAGTTATATGTGGCTTTTTGATGAACAAGTTCAAAATAGCTTTTATCTTAGCTCGAGTGATGATAAATTAGATACAAAACTTATAAGTTTGTATAATTTGCTTGATAAAAGCATAGATGCGACTCTTTTT
- a CDS encoding aspartate kinase, producing MLVVQKFGGTSVGTLERIEATAKRVIETKKSGADVVVVVSAMSGVTNQLVEYGEHFSKQPNPIAMDMLLSSGEQVTTSLLTIALNEMGYPAVGLTGAMAGIYTDDIHTKARIENINTSRIKRELRDGKIVIVAGFQGITKGGDITTLGRGGSDLSAVALSGALDADLCEIFTDVDGVYTTDPRVEKRAKKLNTISYDEMLELASAGAKVLQNRSVELAKKLNVKLITRNSFNHNEGTLITGEDVSMEAVLVSGIALDKNQARVTLRGVVDKPGIAADIFTVLAEKNINVDMIIQNVGQDGTTNLGFTVPQNELELTKQTMSTLAAAKHIEYDDQIVKVSIVGVGMKSHSGIACLAFETLAKEGINIQMISTSEIKLSVIVDQKYAELAVRVLHNAYQLEK from the coding sequence ATGCTAGTCGTTCAAAAATTTGGAGGAACGAGTGTTGGAACGCTTGAACGAATAGAAGCAACTGCAAAAAGAGTTATAGAAACTAAAAAAAGTGGTGCCGATGTCGTAGTTGTTGTTTCTGCGATGAGTGGTGTTACTAATCAATTAGTTGAATACGGCGAACACTTTTCAAAACAACCAAATCCGATAGCTATGGATATGCTTTTAAGCTCAGGCGAGCAGGTAACTACATCGCTTTTAACTATAGCTTTAAATGAGATGGGCTATCCAGCGGTTGGTTTAACAGGTGCCATGGCTGGAATATATACAGATGATATTCACACAAAAGCTAGAATAGAAAACATAAATACATCTAGAATAAAAAGAGAGCTTCGTGATGGAAAAATAGTAATAGTTGCGGGTTTTCAAGGTATTACAAAAGGTGGAGATATCACTACTCTTGGTCGTGGCGGAAGCGATCTTAGTGCTGTTGCTTTATCTGGTGCTTTGGATGCTGATTTGTGTGAAATTTTTACAGATGTAGATGGTGTTTATACAACAGATCCTAGGGTAGAAAAAAGAGCAAAAAAATTAAATACAATTAGCTATGATGAAATGTTAGAGCTGGCAAGTGCTGGGGCTAAAGTTCTTCAAAATAGATCTGTGGAACTTGCAAAAAAATTAAATGTAAAACTTATAACTAGAAATAGTTTTAATCATAACGAAGGGACTTTGATAACAGGAGAGGATGTTAGTATGGAAGCGGTTTTGGTAAGTGGTATAGCTTTGGATAAAAATCAAGCAAGGGTTACTTTAAGAGGCGTTGTTGATAAACCTGGTATTGCTGCTGATATTTTTACAGTTTTGGCTGAAAAAAATATAAATGTTGATATGATTATTCAAAACGTTGGACAAGATGGCACTACAAATTTAGGTTTTACAGTTCCGCAAAATGAGCTAGAGCTTACTAAACAAACTATGAGTACTCTAGCTGCCGCAAAGCATATTGAATATGATGATCAAATCGTTAAGGTGTCTATAGTTGGCGTTGGTATGAAAAGTCATAGTGGTATAGCTTGTCTTGCGTTTGAAACACTTGCAAAAGAGGGTATTAATATACAAATGATTTCTACAAGCGAGATAAAACTCTCTGTGATAGTAGATCAAAAGTATGCAGAGCTAGCTGTTCGTGTTTTGCATAATGCTTATCAGTTAGAAAAATAA
- a CDS encoding RNA pyrophosphohydrolase, protein MKKKYRPNVAAVILSSAYPLKCDVFIGNRVDLEHVWQFPQGGIDEGENPKDALLRELKEEIGTNQIEILDEYPDWLSYDFPNSAPTKMYPYDGQTQKYFLVKLKGGAKIDLNTKFPEFSKYKFVDVNKIFNDINHFKRPIYTKVLTYFKEKGFF, encoded by the coding sequence ATGAAAAAAAAATATAGACCCAATGTGGCAGCTGTTATTTTGTCATCAGCCTATCCTTTAAAATGTGATGTTTTTATAGGAAATAGGGTTGATTTAGAGCATGTATGGCAGTTTCCACAGGGTGGTATAGATGAGGGAGAAAATCCCAAAGATGCTCTTTTAAGAGAGTTAAAAGAAGAGATAGGAACAAACCAAATTGAAATTTTAGATGAATATCCTGATTGGTTGAGTTACGATTTTCCAAACAGTGCACCAACTAAGATGTATCCTTATGATGGACAAACACAAAAGTATTTTTTAGTAAAACTAAAAGGTGGTGCTAAGATTGATTTAAATACTAAATTTCCAGAGTTTAGTAAGTATAAATTTGTTGATGTTAATAAAATTTTTAATGATATAAATCACTTTAAAAGACCGATATATACAAAGGTTTTGACATATTTTAAAGAGAAAGGATTTTTTTAA